The Mesobacillus boroniphilus region TCCGTCTTTTACAAGCGGGACATTGACCATGCGCGCTTCGTCGCGAAGTCTGGCAATTGTATTGATTTCACCGTTATGGCCAAGGACGCTGAACGGCTGGACACGGAAAAAGCTTGATAGAGTATTAGTTGAATAGCGGTTGTGCCCAAGTGTCATAGTCGAAGCAACAACCGGGCTGGCCAGGTCATAATAGTATTTCGGAAGAATGTCTCCTGCTCCCATTACCTTATAAACAGCGTGGTATTGGCTCAGGGAGGCCACATGAACCTGATCGTTTTCCTCCAAATCTACGATCATATTAAACAATTTGCTGGAAAGTTCCTGTCCTGTTTCGTTTGCAAGGCATGCGAACTGCCAGAATACAGGGTTTTCCTGAATCGCAATCGGGCCGAGCGCCCCAGAATCAGTGACATCGACTGATGAAAAAATCAGCTTCAATTCCTGCTCTGCAAGCTTTGCTTCTAGCTCATCCTGAATCGTTTTTGCCTGTTCAGTCCTTGTGATAAAAACATGTCCGACCACAAAGTTTTCTTTGTCGACCGCATTTACATCTGCGCCCGCTTCAGTAAGCTTTTCCTTCCAGAGCGCACGTGGAATGTCAATATGCACACCAACGCCGTCACCCTCGCCATTGATAAAACCAGCGCGGTGGTTCATCGTGACCAGGCCGTCGATACAGTGGAAAATATTCTCTCGTGTAGGGATTTTCTTCTTCTCAATGCTGGCAACAATCCCGCATGCATCGTGTTCAAATCTTGAAAAGTCTTTAAATTGGGAAGGATTCCATTGTGTTTTCATAAAAATCGGCTTATAAAGGGTTCTTTTAAGCCGTTTCACCTCCTGAAAAAATAATCTATGATTCTGTTGTTTGATAGCTGCTTGGTACATGAGGGTGTAACGCTTAGACGGGAATTTAAAGCAGGGATTTTAAGCGGCCACTTGAATGGCGAATTTTAAAATATTAATAGCAATCATATCATAAGAATTTTCAGAAATCAATTAATTATACATTAATTTGGATGGAGGATTATTACAGAAGGGAAGATGGCAATAATATACACCTTGTAATGTAAACGGTTTCATTTAGAGTGATAAAAATAACAGGCACCGAGTTGGCACCTGTTATGTATAAAATGATGTATATTTATTCATTAGCCATTGAATAAAATGCCTGATCAACTGCATGCAGGGTTGCTTCGATATCTTCCCTGGAGTGAGCAATGGTCACGAACCATGCTTCGTATTTTGAAGGCGCGAGGTTGATTCCTTGCTCCAGCATCAGATTGAAGAAGCGCGCGAACATTTCGCCATTAGTGTTCTCTGCCTGCTCATAATTCTCAATTTTTTCAGTTGTAAAATAGATGGTTAGGGCACCTTTCAGGCGATTAATCGTGATAGGGATAGCATACTTGCTTGCTGAAGCAGTAATACCTTCCTCGAGCATCGCGCCGAGCTGGTCAAGATACTCATAGACACCATCCTGTTTAAGGACCTCGAGGCAAGCGATGCCTGAAAGAATGGAAGCCGGGTTTCCAGCCATCGTTCCAGCCTGATAAGCAGGCCCAAGTGGTGCAACCTGTTCCATGATTTCCGCACGTCCGCCGTAAGCACCGATCGGCAGGCCGCCCCCGATGATTTTGCCCATAGCCGTCAAGTCCGGAGAAATCCCCAGCATATCCTGTGCTCCGCCATACATGAAACGGAAAGCCGTGATGACCTCATCGAAAATGATCAGCGAGCCAGCCTGATGGGTAAGCTCCTTCACTTCTTCTAAAAAGCCAGGTTTAGGCTCGACGATTCCAAAATTGCCGACAATCGGCTCCACGAGTACCGCAGCGATTTGGTCGCCCCATTTTTCAAGAGCTTCCTTAAAAGGTTCAATATCATTGAATGGAACCGTGATGACTTCCTGGGCGATGCTTTTTGGGACACCTGCCGAGTCAGGGGTTCCAAGAGTGGATGGTCCAGAGCCAGCCGCAACTAGTACGAGATCAGAGTGGCCATGGTAGCAGCCTGCGAATTTAATGATTTTATCCCGGCCCGTGTAGGCACGTGCCACACGAATCGTCGTCATTACTGCTTCTGTCCCTGAGTTGACAAAGCGCACTTTATCAAGTGCTGGCATTGCTTCCTTAAGCATTTTGGCGAATTTGACCTCATGTGGAGTCGGAGTTCCGTAAAGGACTCCTGTCTCAGCGGCCCTTTTGATCGCTTCTGTTATATGTGGGTGTGCATGGCCTGTAATGATCGGGCCATATGCCGCTAAATAATCGATATATTGATTGCCGTCCACATCCCAGAAGTATGCGCCCTGGGCACGCTCCATCACGATCGGGGCACCGCCGCCGACCGCCTTGTACGAACGGGATGGGCTATTGACACCGCCTACGATATGATCAAGGGCTTCGCTATGTATTCGCTCAGAATTTGTTCTTTGCATCGTAAAAAACCTCCTACTATGTAACTGCTTTTCTATTTTATCATTATTTCTGTTTTTTACAGATTGTTTCACTTTTCGTTCATTTTCAGCGATAAAAAGTTTTGTTTGGACCAGTATTACCTTGTTCATTCAATATTCCTCCTTTTTGTGGCAAAACTACCCTAGAACATCAAAGGCTGATAGGCATAGCATTTGTTTTAGCCGTGAGGATTGGCTAAACTGTTTGAGTGACCAAAGGAGGAAATGATCATGAATGCCATTGAAGTGAATGGGCTGCGGAAGGAATTCAAGGCTTATTCAAGCCGTTCCGGTTTATCGGGTGCTTTTCGCGACCTTTTTACACGCAATTATAAAATAGTACCAGCAGTGAACGATATCAATTTTACTGTCAAACAGGGAGAGATGGTCGGCTACATCGGTGAAAATGGAGCCGGGAAATCGACGACCATCAAAATGCTGACCGGGATCCTGACACCGACTTCAGGGAGTGTCATCGTAAATGGGATGAATCCTCATAAGGAAAGGGAAAGGTTTGTCCAGACGATTGGTGTCGTGTTCGGACAGCGTTCTCAGCTCTGGTGGGACATCGCCGTGCAGGAGTCTTTCCGCCTGCTGAAAAAGGTATATAAAGTTTCAGATGCCCAGTATAACGAGCATATGGACCATGTCATTAAAACACTTGATCTCGAGCCTTTGCTTGATAAGCCTGTAAGGAAGCTTTCACTTGGACAGAGGATGCGCTGTGAACTTGCGGCCGCTTTGATCCATAACCCGCCGCTTCTTTTCCTTGATGAGCCTACAATTGGTTTGGATGTGCTTGTCAAATTGAAAATCAGAGAGTTTTTGAAGGAGATCAATGAAAAATACAACACGACAATCCTGCTTACGACTCATGACCTAACTGATATCGAGGCATTATGTGAGCGGGTAATCATGCTTGATGAAGGAAATATCATCTATGATGGTGCTTTGAAAAGTTTGAAGGAAAAGTGGGGAGAAGGAAAGGAAATCAGCTTTGAATTCCTTGAGAAAGCCGATCTTAGCCGCCTTGAAGCCTTGACGGAGGACCTTGATATCAAATGGGAACTGGATGAGAGGAAACAGATTTTTACCGCAGTGACAGGGGATGATGAGGAAACAGTATCGCAGGTAATCGCCCGTACGGTGGCCGCCTATAAGGTCAGGGATGTAAAAATCAATGAGCCATCCACCGAAGAAATTATCCGCAATATCTACGATAAAGGGATGTCGCACCATGGATAAATACATTGAAATGATCCGCATCCGTTTTTTGATGATGCTGGCGTACAGGACAAATTACTACACGGGAATTTTGATATACAGCATCAATATCGGAGCTTACTACTTTCTCTGGAATGCGATTTACGGCGGAAAAAGCGAAATCGAAGGCTTGAGTGCCGTGCAAATGACAACATATGTGGCAGTTGCCTGGATGGCAAGAGCTTTTTATTTTAACAATATCGACCGGGAAATGGCGACGGAAATAAAGGAAGGCAAGGTTGCCGTTGAATTGATTAGGCCTTACAGCTATCTCGGAATGAAAACAATGCAGGGACTGGGCGAAGGAATCTTCAGGTTGTTCTTTTTCTCGGTGCCCGGCATGGTCATTGTCGCCTTGTTATTCCCTATGGAGTTTTCAGCGGATGCCGCGACCTGGGGATTTTTCGCGATTTCAATTGTACTCAGCTTTTTCATCAATACACAATTGAACCTGCTGACGGGAATCACCACTTTCTTTCTATATAATAATACAGGCCTGATTCGAGCCAAGCGCGTCCTTATTGACCTGTTTTCAGGCTTGCTGCTGCCAATCAGCTTTTTCCCCGGTTGGGCTCAGGAATTCATGCGATTCCTTCCGTTCCAGGGTATAAGCTATATTCCAAGCATGATTTTCACAAATGGCTTCACTGGGAGCCAGGCAGTAGAAGGGCTTATGCTTCAGGCTGTATGGGTTTTGATATTGGTGATCCCTATTCAGGTTCTTTGGGTAATTGCTAAAAAACAGTTGATTATACAGGGAGGGTGACGAATGTTTTACATCAGTATGTTTTTTCAATATGTCGCCCAGTATATGAAGACAAGGCTCGAATACCGGGCAGATTTGATCGTTGAGATCTTTTCGGATTTATTGTTTCAGGCTGTCAACCTGATTTTTATCCTTGTGGTCTTTGACCATACCGAATTCCTTAACGGCTGGAGCCGTGATGAGATAATCTTTATATATGGCTTTTTCCTTGTGCCGTTCGCGCTCTTTTCATCCTTTTTCAATATCTGGGATTTCAATGAACGGTATATTGTAAAAGGGGAGCTGGACAGGATCCTGACAAGGCCTATTCATAGCTTGTTCCAGATCATTCTTGAAAGGATGGAGCTGGAGTCGTTGTTTGGCGCAGTGACCGGGCTGGCCGTCATGTTTTATGCTGGAAGCCGTCTCGGTCTTGAGGTGAGCTGGACGGACCCACTGTTGTTCGTTGTGTTCGTTCTTGGAGGTGTCCTGGTATACGCTGGCATATTTGTGATGATTGCCTGCATTAGCTTCTGGGCGGATGCTCGGACCTCGATCATGCCGATGATGTACAATATCGGCAACTATGGACGCTATCCGGTTGATATTTATAACAATGTCATTCGGTTTGTTTTAACGTGGATTCTTCCATTCGCTTTTGTCGGAGTCTATCCTGCCGCCTACTTCCTGGGGCGCGATGAGTGGTACGGTTACTCGTTTTTGACACCTGTGATTGGACTCGTCTTTTTTAGCCTTTCCGTGTTTATTTGGAATGAAGGTGTGAAAAGGTACCGGGGAGCCGGGAACTGAATATGAATCAGTGTAAACCGCGACGAATATATTGTCGCGGTTTTACTGTTTAGGTTCGGATAGGTTTTGAGGCAGGAAGAGGAAAGTAGTCAGAAGCAGGAGTGGGCTGATCTGCATCCAGCAAATTACTGTTGATTGCATCATGCGAATCGGACTTGCTTGCATACTCCTAATTTCAAGAGCGTATAGTTGAAGGGAGAAGAGATGCAAGAAATGAGGCTGGAAACATGCAGTTTTATATATCAATCGTTTTAATAATTGTAGCAATTTTTTTTAGTTTGCGGACACTGTTCATCCCTCATAAGATAAAAGGTAAACAAGTCTCTTTTGAAAATTTTGTTACGCTTGCGCTAATTTACGCGACAGTCATGGCTGGATTTGGGCTGCTTTATTATTTGCTGGATTTGAGAGGTATTTGGGTGCTTTCCGATGTGAGCATGCGCCCTAGCGTTTCCTCCTATGAAAGGATGTCCACAAGCATGTACTTTAGTGCAATTACACTTTTTTCGGTTGGTTACGGTGATATTGCACCGATCGGTGTGGGGAGGGCAATTGCTGTTTTGGAAGCACTCATCGGCTATACGATTCCAGCTGCATTTGTGACAAGGGCCGTGTTTGACCAGAAAAGGTCTTAAGCTGATGTTCTCTTTCTTTCTAATTTGTATTCCAAGCTTAAATTAGTTAGGCTAAGAATTATAGAACTAATTTTGGAGGGATACATAATGGCATTAGTAATTGGAGAAAAAGCGCCGGAATTTGAGCTGCCGGCCAGCAATGGAGAAACGGTTAAGCTTTCTGATTTTGCAGGGAAGAATGTAGTGCTCTATTTTTACCCGAAGGATATGACACCTGGCTGCACAACGGAAGCGTGTGATTTTAGGGATCACCATGAGAGTTTTGAAGGAGTGAACGCCGTTGTCCTTGGAGTCAGTCCAGACCCAATCAATCGCCATGAAAAATTCATCGAAAAGCACGGTTTGCCATTCCTGCTTTTAGCTGATGAAGACCATAAAACTGCCGAGGATTACAATGTGTGGAAGCTGAAAAAGAACTTTGGCAAGGAATACATGGGAATTGAACGTTCAACCTTCATCATAGATAAGAAGGGCAATCTCGTTAAGGAATGGCGAAAAGTAAAAGTGAAAGGCCACGTTGAAGAGGCCCTCGAATATATTAAAGAAAATCTTTAATCTAAGGACAGCCAGGAGAGGCTGTCTTTTTGCTGATTTGGCAGTAGT contains the following coding sequences:
- a CDS encoding glutamate-1-semialdehyde 2,1-aminomutase, which codes for MQRTNSERIHSEALDHIVGGVNSPSRSYKAVGGGAPIVMERAQGAYFWDVDGNQYIDYLAAYGPIITGHAHPHITEAIKRAAETGVLYGTPTPHEVKFAKMLKEAMPALDKVRFVNSGTEAVMTTIRVARAYTGRDKIIKFAGCYHGHSDLVLVAAGSGPSTLGTPDSAGVPKSIAQEVITVPFNDIEPFKEALEKWGDQIAAVLVEPIVGNFGIVEPKPGFLEEVKELTHQAGSLIIFDEVITAFRFMYGGAQDMLGISPDLTAMGKIIGGGLPIGAYGGRAEIMEQVAPLGPAYQAGTMAGNPASILSGIACLEVLKQDGVYEYLDQLGAMLEEGITASASKYAIPITINRLKGALTIYFTTEKIENYEQAENTNGEMFARFFNLMLEQGINLAPSKYEAWFVTIAHSREDIEATLHAVDQAFYSMANE
- a CDS encoding ABC transporter ATP-binding protein gives rise to the protein MNAIEVNGLRKEFKAYSSRSGLSGAFRDLFTRNYKIVPAVNDINFTVKQGEMVGYIGENGAGKSTTIKMLTGILTPTSGSVIVNGMNPHKERERFVQTIGVVFGQRSQLWWDIAVQESFRLLKKVYKVSDAQYNEHMDHVIKTLDLEPLLDKPVRKLSLGQRMRCELAAALIHNPPLLFLDEPTIGLDVLVKLKIREFLKEINEKYNTTILLTTHDLTDIEALCERVIMLDEGNIIYDGALKSLKEKWGEGKEISFEFLEKADLSRLEALTEDLDIKWELDERKQIFTAVTGDDEETVSQVIARTVAAYKVRDVKINEPSTEEIIRNIYDKGMSHHG
- a CDS encoding ABC transporter permease; the encoded protein is MDKYIEMIRIRFLMMLAYRTNYYTGILIYSINIGAYYFLWNAIYGGKSEIEGLSAVQMTTYVAVAWMARAFYFNNIDREMATEIKEGKVAVELIRPYSYLGMKTMQGLGEGIFRLFFFSVPGMVIVALLFPMEFSADAATWGFFAISIVLSFFINTQLNLLTGITTFFLYNNTGLIRAKRVLIDLFSGLLLPISFFPGWAQEFMRFLPFQGISYIPSMIFTNGFTGSQAVEGLMLQAVWVLILVIPIQVLWVIAKKQLIIQGG
- a CDS encoding ABC transporter permease; translation: MFYISMFFQYVAQYMKTRLEYRADLIVEIFSDLLFQAVNLIFILVVFDHTEFLNGWSRDEIIFIYGFFLVPFALFSSFFNIWDFNERYIVKGELDRILTRPIHSLFQIILERMELESLFGAVTGLAVMFYAGSRLGLEVSWTDPLLFVVFVLGGVLVYAGIFVMIACISFWADARTSIMPMMYNIGNYGRYPVDIYNNVIRFVLTWILPFAFVGVYPAAYFLGRDEWYGYSFLTPVIGLVFFSLSVFIWNEGVKRYRGAGN
- a CDS encoding potassium channel family protein; this encodes MQFYISIVLIIVAIFFSLRTLFIPHKIKGKQVSFENFVTLALIYATVMAGFGLLYYLLDLRGIWVLSDVSMRPSVSSYERMSTSMYFSAITLFSVGYGDIAPIGVGRAIAVLEALIGYTIPAAFVTRAVFDQKRS
- the bcp gene encoding thioredoxin-dependent thiol peroxidase; the encoded protein is MALVIGEKAPEFELPASNGETVKLSDFAGKNVVLYFYPKDMTPGCTTEACDFRDHHESFEGVNAVVLGVSPDPINRHEKFIEKHGLPFLLLADEDHKTAEDYNVWKLKKNFGKEYMGIERSTFIIDKKGNLVKEWRKVKVKGHVEEALEYIKENL